The Actinomycetes bacterium DNA segment AGACATAGCCCTGCTCCCATCTCCTCTGCTTGGCTAGAGGATCACCGCCCACAGGCGGACAGCCGCGCCGTGCGACTTGATGCGGACGGTAGGGCGGCCTCGTTGAGGGGGCAAGGCGATCGAGTGCCTCCACTCGTGCGATGTCTCGGGACACCTGTGAACGGTGTCCCGAGACATCACTGGAGCGGGTGACGGGAATCGAACCCGCACAGTCAGCTTGGAAGGCTTGGGACTCCAAGCGCCATACTGGCTGGTCAGCGGCAGGTCAGCCGGATGTCGTGCCTTCCGCGTGCCTCAGCGCCACGTACGTCTCCGTGGCCTGCAGTAACCCTTGGTTCGAGCTGCGCGTATCGCTGCCGCACTGGTTCACAACGCAGCCGTAGAAACCATGCCAGAGCGACTGAGGACCCCCCGCTTAGCTTCTGCGGCCAGAAGGCAGTCACCCCGCCCGCAGGGGGACTGCCCGTACCGGGCCGGGCCCGAGGAGGTCGCCGACGCGACGGTCCGTGCGCTGCGGCAGGCCGTCCCTGCGGCGGTGCCCTGAATCGTCTTTCTCCGGCGGTCAGACCGACCTGGAGGCCACCCGCCCCTGGACACGCTCAACCGGCGGGCCCCGCAGCCGTGGGAGCTGAGCTTCTCCTTCGGCCGGGCGCTTCAGGCGCCGGTGCTTCGGGCTTGGCCGGCGACGACGCCCACCGGGACGCCGTAGCGCAATCCGTTCACCGCCGCCTCGATCTCACGAGCGTGGAGCAGACCGAGCGGGAGTACCGGGTCACCCGTGTCCGACTCGTCAGACAGGCTCTAGCCTGACGTCGTGCCCGGACGGTGGCCCCCGTTGCTCGTGGCGGCGGTCATGATCGCCGCCTGTGGCCTCTTCGTCGCGCTGTTCGCGACGCGTCCCGCTGACTGCGGACGGGTCGGGGTCCGCCCGTCCGACTGGACCGCAGAGGGTGTCGTGGTCGAGGCGGCCGGGACCTGCCCGCTCCGGGACGGCGATCTCGTGACGG contains these protein-coding regions:
- a CDS encoding class I fructose-bisphosphate aldolase, with translation MDTLNRRAPQPWELSFSFGRALQAPVLRAWPATTPTGTP